A region of the Variovorax sp. 54 genome:
AAATGACGTCGGAGAAACGGATCGGCTCGGTCGGCGGCGCGTTGCGCTGCTCGCGTTCGGCGGCGCGGCGGGCGCGGTCGAGGTCGTCTTCCTCTTCGTCGGGCTCGTCTTCCTCGTCGTCTTCGTCATCCCCACGGTCGTCGTCCTCGTCCTCATCGGACGCCTGAGGACGCCGCGCTTCGACGGGTGCCGGCTCGTCTTCCTCGGTCGTCGCTGCTTCAGCAACCACGGGGGCCGCATCGGGCTCTACCGTCGCGGGAGCTTCGGCCGCAGGCGCGACTTCCGCCGCGCTCGCCGGTTGCTCATCGGCAGCCAGCGCCTCGATCACCTTCTTCTTGCGGGGTGCACGCGGCTTCTTCGGCGCTTCCTCGGCCTCGGCCCCTGCTGGCTCTGCGGGCGCAGCAACGGATTCAACAGCAACTTCCGTCACCTTCTTGGGCGTGGCTGGCCGCTTCCGCTTCTTGACTTCGGGTTCGACCGGCAGCATCGCTGCGTCGTCGGTGTCGGATGAGCTCATGGGGTTTTTCCGGGAGAAACAGCGGGGGGGTCGTGGGGGTCGGTCTCGTCCGCTGCGGGGGACGGGACCTCAGATTCGGGTTCTTCGGGCGCGGCGGCCACTTCGGGTTCGGCGGGCGGCTCACCGGCGTCTGGCTCGGGCGCGGGCGGCGCCTCGTCGACAGGCGCGACGGCCTCGCCGCTTTCGGTGATCGCCACCACCTCTTCGGCGAATTCCGCCGCGTCGGTCGAGACGACCTCGGCCAGCTCAGCCGACTCGGGCGGCACATCGACTATGGCGAGTTCGGGCTGCACGCCTTCTTCGGCCACGGGCGCTGCAGCTTCTGCAGCAGCCTCGTCCGCCGCGTCGATGTCGTCCATCGGCAGCCCCGGCTGGTCGCCCGCGGCCTGCTGGAGCGCATCAACCAGCGCGGCCTGCTGCGCGGGCGTCTCCACCAGCGGCAACTGGTCGAGCGAGGCCAGCCCCAGGTCGTCGAGAAACTGGCGGGTGGTTGCATAGAGCCCGGGCCGGCCGACCGTTTCGCGGTGGCCGATCACCTCGACCCAGCCGCGGTCTTCGAGCTGCTTCAGGATCAGCGAGTTGATCGTGACGCCGCGGATGTCTTCCATGTCGCCGCGCGTGGCCGGCTGCCGGTAGGCAATGATGGCCAGCGTTTCGAGCGCGGCACGCGTGTAGCGCGGCGGCTTTTCGGGATGCAGGCGATCGAGGGCATCGCGCATCTCGGGCCGGCTCTGGAAACGCCAGCCGCTGCCGACGCTCACCAGCTCCAGGCCGCGTTGCGCCCAGTCTTCCTGCAGTTCGAGCAACAGCACCTTGATGGTGTCCACGCCCAGCTCGTCGTCGAACAGCACGCGCATGTCGCGCACCGGCAGCGGCTGGCTCGAACAGATCAAGGCGGTTTCGAGAATGCGCTTGGCATCCGCCGTATTCATGGTTCGCGGTATCCGGAAAAAGGCGCCTGGCGACGCTTGTTCAGATGGATGGAAGGGGTAGGCGTTGCCGGCACGCGGCGAGTGCAACGCAAGGCCGGCATCGGGTGGCCGGCGCGGCCCTCGGGCCGTCAGGCGCGATTGTAATCCAGCCCCCAGGTCTGCAAAGCCTGGGCCAGATCGGGCGGCGGCGGCGAGCGGAACTCCATCGGCTGCTGCGTGACAGGATGCACGAACGCCAGCCGGAACGCATGCAGCGCCTGCCGCGCCAGGCCGACCGCGGGCGCGCCACCATAGAGCGCATCGCCGACCAGCGGATGGCCGATCGACGCCATGTGCACGCGGATCTGGTGGGTGCGGCCGGTTTCGAGCGTGCAGCGCACCGCGCAGCCGTCGGTGTGGCTGTCGAGCCGCTCGATCAGCGTGCGTGCGGTCTTGCCCGCGTGGCGCTCCAGGTCGACCACCGCCATGCGCAGCCGGTTGCGCGGATCGCGGCCGATCGGCGCATCGACCTGCCGGGCCGCCGCGCCTTCCCAGGCCTTGTGCCCCATCGCCAGGTACTGTCGCTTCACGTCGCGCGCGGCGATCAGCGCCACCATGGCGTCCATCGCGGCCCGCGTGCGCGCCACCACCATCAGGCCGCTGGTGTCGCGGTCGAGGCGGTGCACGATGCCCGCGCGCGGCAGCAGCACGGCCTTCGGGTCGAGTGCCAGCAGCCCGTTCAGCAGCGTGCCGCTCCAGTGGCCCGGGGCCGGGTGCACCACCAGGCCGGCCGGCTTGTCGATGATCCGCAGGTGCTCGTCTTCATGCACCGTGACCAGGTCCATCGCCTCGGGCCGGAAGGCCTGGCTCTGGGGCGTGGGCCGCAATTCGATGCGCCCCGACTGGCCGACGCGCACCGTGGCAGAAACCTTGGTGAGCGTGCGCCCTTGCAGCTCGACGGCACCCGCCTCAATGAGTTGCTGAAGGTAACTGCGCGAAAACTCGGGCACCAGCGCGGCCAGCGCGCGGTCGAGCCGCTGGCCGTGCTGCGCCTGGTCGATGGCGAAGGGCCGCAGCTCGCTGGGCTCCGCGAGATCGGCACCCTCTTCAGGTTCAGGCCCTTCCGGGGGATCGGTCAGGGGGTCGGTCGATATAATTGAGGGCAACTGTTTCACGAAAGCCGTATGTGATGTTTCGCGCCAAATTATCGGTCCCTGCCTGGATCGCGCTCAGCGCGGCGGCCCTTCTCGTCGCCGGTTGCGGTTCCACCACCAAGGAAGACAAGACCGCGAACTGGAGCCCCAACCGCATCTACTCGGAAGCCAAGGACGAAGTCGGCTCCGGCGCCTACGACAAGGCGGTGCCACTGTACGAGAAGCTCGAAGGCCGTGCCGCCGGCACGCCGCTGGCCCAGCAGGCCCAGCTCGAAAAGGCCTACGCCCAGCACAAGGCCGGCGAAAAGGCCAATGCCGTCGCCACGCTCGATCGCTTCATGAAGCTGCATCCGGCCAGCCCGGCGTTCGACTACGCGCTCTACCTGAAGGGCGTGATCAACTTCAACGACGACCTGGGCATGTTTGCGTTCCTGACGCGCCAGGACCTGTCCGAGCGCGACCAGAAGGCTGCCAAGGAATCGTTCGAGTCCTTCCGCGACCTCGTGACGCGCTTCCCCGAGTCGCGCTATGCGCCCGACGCGCGCCAGCGCATGAACTACATCGTGAACTCGCTCGCGCAGTACGAGGTTCACGTGGCCCGCTACTACTACTCGCGTGGCGCCTACCTGGCAGCCATCAACCGGGCGCAGATCGCGCTGGCCGACTACCGCGAAGTGCCGGCGCTCGAAGAAGCCCTGTACATCATGGTGAAGTCGTACGATGCGCTCGGCATGAAGGACCTGCGCGACGACGCCCAACGCGTGCTGACCACCAACTACCCGCAAAGCTCCTACCTGGCCAACGGCTTCAAGGGCAAGGACGATCCGTGGTGGAAGGTCTGGTAATCCAGACCCAGCCAGCCACTTCGATCAATATCAGTAGGGTTTCCTGAGCGCGTCGATCGCGCTCTCGAAATCCGCTTCGGTCTCCAGCCGGCGCATCGGCGGCAACGCCGCCAGCAGCCGCCGGCCATAGCCCATCGCCACGAGGCGCGTGTCGCAGATCGCGAGCACGCCGCTGTCGGTTTCTCGGCGAATGAGGCGCCCCGCCCCCTGTTTCAATGCCACGGCCGCTTCGGGCAGCGAGTAATCGCTGAACGAACTGCGCCCCTGCGCTTCGAGCCGCTGCGAGCGGGCCTCCACCAGCGGATCGTTGGGCGGCGGGAACGGCAGCTTGTCGATCACCACGAACTGCAGCGCGTCGCCCGGCGCATCGAAGCCTTCCCAGAACGACGCCGACGCGACCAGCACGCAGCCTGCGCGCCCGTTGCTCGCGCCTTCGCGGAAGCGGTCCATGAGCACGCGCTTGGGCAGTTCGCCCTGCACCAGCACCTCGGGCCGCGCCTCCGTCTGGAGCAACTCGAACTGCTGGCGCATCGCATCGCCGATGGTGCGCAGCGCGCGCAGCGTGGTGGTCAGCACCAGCGTGCGCCCGCCGAGTTCGGCGGCGCCGTGCGCGGCCAGCTTGGCCACCTGCTGGCTGTGCGTGGGATCGTTGGGCTTCGGAAAAGCCCGCGGCACGTAGATCGCTGCCTGTGAGGCGTAGTCGAACGGGCTTTGCACGCGCAGCACTTCGGCGTCGCGCAGGCCGCAGGGTTCGGTGAACCAGCGCAGCGTCGGGTCGTCGCCCAGCGTGGCGGAGGTGAAGACCCAGGCGCGGCGGCTGTCTTCCGGCGGCGGCGGGACGGCACCGTGCTCGGGGTCTTCGTCGTCATCGCCCTCATCCCCGTACGGCAGGTCGGACTCCACAGGCTCGTCGGTCAGCTTGAGCACGCGCTTGCGCATCGCGTCGGCGATGTCGAGCGGCGACTCGATCAGCCGCAGTTGAGTGCCCACGTCGACCCAGCGCACCGAGTCGAGCTCGCACGGCTGCGCGAAACGCGCGGTCCGCTTGGCGAGCTGGCGCGCGCGCTCGTGCAGGCGCACGAAGTCGGGCGAAATCTCGCTCACCGTGTCCAGCCCGTCGGCGGCCTGCACGAAGGCGTCTTGCAGATCGTCGAGCGCGCTCTGCCAGGCCTCGGCATCCACGCCCTCGGGGGCGGGGCCGACCCAGCGCAGCTTGGCGCCCGGCCATTGCTTGCCAACCACCAGCCGCAGCTCGCGCGCCGCGCGTTCGACGCCCGCCACCAGCTGCTGCCAGTCGACCAGACCGCGCGCATGCTGCAGGCCCGCGCCGAGCATGTCGCGCGCGAAATCGAGCGCCTGCCCGCTGCCGAGCTGCGCGCCCAGAAACTGCACGCCGGTCTCGTTGAGTTGGTGCGCTTCGTCGAACACGACGACGCTCACGGTCGGCAGAAGCTCGGCCATGCCGGTCTCGCGCACCGCGAGGTCGGCAAAGAACAGGTGGTGGTTGATAACCACGATGTCGGCCGCCAGCGCCTCGCGCCGCGCCAGGTTGACGTGGCATGACTTGAACTGCGGGCATTGCGCGCCCAGGCAGTTCTCGCGCGTGGACGTGATCAGCGGGATCAGCGGCGAACGTTCGTCGAGCCCCGGCAGTTCGGCGAGATCACCGGTGCGCGTGGCTTTCGACCACTGCTCGATCTTTGCCAGCGTGCGCAGGCTGCCGCGCTCGGGCAGCGAGGCGTCGTGGCGCGCCATGTCGAGCCGGTGCAGGCACAGGTAGCTGCCCCGCCCTTTCAGCAGCGCCGTGCGTATCGGCAGTGCGAAAGCTTCGACGAGGCGCGGCAGATCGCGGCCGAACAGCTGGTCTTGCAGGGTCTTGGTGGCGGTCGAGAGCAGCACGCGCTCGCCGCTCAGCAGCGCCGGCACGAGGTACGAGAAAGTCTTACCCACGCCGGTGCCGGCCTCGACCACAAGGATGCCGCCGTCGGAGATGGTGCGGGCCACGGCCATCGCCATCTCGGTCTGTCCACCGCGTTCGCGGAACTGCTCGGCGGCCTGCGACAGCACCCCGTCCTGCGCGAACGCGTCGCGCACCTGGTTTTCGAGCGGCGACATCACGCCGGCTCTTTCGGGTCGAGCACGTTCTCGAGCCGGGCGATCTGGTCGCGCAGGGCGAGGCGGCGCTTTTTCAGGCGGCGCATCAGCAGCTCATCTTGCGGCGCGCCGTCTTCCGAGAGCCGGTCGATGGTGGCGTCGAGGTCGGCGTGCGCCATGCGCAGCTCGATCAGCTGACGGGAAAGGGAATGAAGATTGGAGTCCAACGGTGGGGGTGCGCGTGCCGCATGGGGCCGCGCGTGTTCATTCGATAATACGTCCTGACACGAACCCCAGAGAAGACAGAAAGCGCGCCTCTGGCGCCCCAGCGCTCATGACCCAAGGCTTTCGACTCGCCGCCGCCACCGGCCTCCACAAGGGCGACCGCCCCTACCAACAGGACCAGGTGCTGTTGATGAGCCACCCACGCACGCCGGGTTGCGTGCTCGGCGTCATCGCCGACGGCATGGGCGGACGCAGCGGTGGGCGCAAGGCGTCCGACCAGGTGCTGATGACCGCGCGCCAGCTCTTCACCCGCTACAGCCCCGAGCGCGACGACCCTGCCGTCGTGCTGCGCCAGTTGCTCGAAGACGCCCACACGGTGATCAAGCTCACGGCGCTGTCGAGCGAGCAGGAGCCACACAGCACGCTGGCCGCCTTCCTGATGACCCCCCAGGGCGGTTGCGCCTGGATTCACGCGGGCGACTCGCGCATCTACCACTTCAACGACGGGGCGCTGGTCAAACGCACGCGCGACCATTCGTACGTGCAGGCGCTGGTCGATCGCGGCCAGATCAGCGAGGCCGAGGCCAACATCCATCCGCAGGGCAACATCCTGCTGGGCTGCCTGGGCATGACAACCACGCCGCCGCCCGTCGATCCGCACCACATTGCCAAGCTGCAGCCGGGCGACCTGCTGATGGCCTGCAGCGACGGGCTCTGGCACTACTTCTCGCCCGAGGAGCTGGCCAGCGTGCTCTACGCGCAGCCGCCGCGCGATGCGGTGGAAATTCTGGTGGGGGAAGCCCGACGCCGTGCGCGCGGCACGGGCGACAACATCTCCATCGCGGTGCTCAAGCTCGACCCGCTGCCGGTAGCGGCAGCGGCCTGAGCGACCACCTCTCTTTCAGGGTGCCGGCGCTGGCAACGGCGCGCCGCGCGGCTTGGTCCGCTCGGCGTTCTGGCGTTCGCGGCTGGCGCGGTGTTCCGCCGCCCGTTTCTGCTTTTCCTCGAAGCGCGTGGTCAAGGCCGGTGCGTCGGCGCGGCGCTGCGCCGTCTTGGCCTGCTCGTCGGCGTGGGCCTTCTGCTTGTTTTCGAACTGGCGCTGGCGCGCGTCCGCATCGGCCGCCGTCGCGGCGCGGCTCGCCGCGTGGTCGGCGGCGCGCTGTTCGCGCTCTTTCTGATCCTGTTGCGACTTTTCGCGCTGTTCGCGCGAATCCTGTGGGCGCTGGGTGGCAGCCTTCTGGTCGAGCTTCTGCAGCTCGGCCGCGCCGCTGCGCTGGCGCTGGATGTCGTTGATCGCGGTTTCCTGCCGCTTGATGTGGTCGGTTTCCTTGCGACGGCGGCTGCGGCTTTCGCGCAGGCAGTCTTCGACCGCGAACTTCGCGTAGCAGGCTGCCCGCTCCTTGGTATAGCGCGACTCGATCGCCTCGCGCTCGGTCGCAAGGCGGCTGCGTTCGGCTTCGAGGTCGGCGCTACCCGCCGCCGCATTGGACTGCGCCCAGAGCGGCAGGCTGGCCAAGGCCAGGAACAGGGCAAGAGCGGTTTTTTTCATGTGAGTCGGGTGTCGACGATGCGGCGTTCCAGGGCGAGGAATTCGCTCGACTGCATTTCGGTGAGCCGGGACACCGTGCGCGGAAACTCGTGCGCCAGCGGGCCCTCGGTGTACAACGCCTCGGGCGGAACCTCGGCCGACATGATGAGCTTGCAGCGCCTGTCGTACAAGACGTCGACCAGCCAGGTGAAACGGCGTGCTTCCGAAGCCATGCGCACGGGCATGTGCGGCACGTCGGACAGCAGCACGGTATGGAACTGGCTCGCGATCTCGAGGTAGTCGTTCTGCGAGCGCGGGCCGCCGCACAGCGTCTTGAAATCGAACCACACCACGCCACCGGCCTTGCGTCGCGCGCGAATCTCGCGCTGCTCGATGTGCAGGATCGGGTTTTCGTCGGCCGTCTCGGCCAGCTTGTCGAAGGCGTGGCGCAATTCCTTCTCGGCCGCCGCGTCGTTCGGCGTGAGGTACATGCGCAGCTGCTCCAGCGTGCGGCGCCGGTAGTCGGTGCCGTTGTCCACGCTCAGCACTTCGAGCTTCTGGTTGAGCAGCGCAATCGCCGGCAGGATGCGGTCGCGGTGCAGGCCGCCCGGGTACAGGTCGTCGGGCTTGAAGTTCGAGGTGGTGACAAAGCCCACGCCGTTGTCGAACAGCGAGACGAGCAGCCGGTGCAGGATCATCGCGTCGGTGATGTCCGCGACGTGGAACTCGTCGAAGCAGATCAGCTTGTAGCGCTTGGAAATTCGCAAGCCCAGCTCGTCGAGCGGGTTCACGGTGCCCTGCAGGTCGCGCAGTTCGCGGTGCACTTCGCGCATGAACTCGTGGAAGTGCAGGCGCGTCTTGCGCCGCAGCGGCACGGCGTTGAAGAACAGGTCCATCAGGAAGCTCTTGCCGCGCCCTACGCCGCCGTACATGTAGACGCCGCGCGGCAGCTCCGGCCGGTTGATGAGCTTCTTCAGCGCATTGGAGCGCCGGGCCTTGTACTCACCCCACTCGGTGGCGCAGCGGTCGAGCGCCTCGACGGCCGCGAGTTGCGCGGGATCGCTCTTGAACCCGCGTGCCGCGAGTTCCGCTTCGTAAGCCTGTTTGACGCTCAAGGGATCGGATCGCTTCAAAAATGGAGAGCCCCGACCGCCCCGCGAGGGTCGATCGGGGCCGGGTTCGCTCAAGAACCGGAGATCAGAAGTTGAGCGTGCGCTTGTCCACGGCCAGGGCCGCTTCCTTGGTGGCTTCCGACAGCGACGGGTGCGCATGGCAGATGCGCGCGATGTCTTCGGCGCTGGCCTTGAACTCCATTGCCACGACGGCTTCGGAGATCAGCTCGCTGGCCTGCGGGCCCACGATGTGCACGCCCAGGATCTCGTCGGTGGTGGCGTCGGCCAGGAACTTGACCATGCCGGTCGTGTCGCCCAGCGCGCGTGCGCGGCCGTTCGCCAGGAACGGGAAGGTGCCGGCCTTGTAGGCGCGGCCTGCGGCCTTGAGCTGCTGCTCGGTCTGGCCGACCCATGCGATCTCGGGGCTGGTGTAGATCACCCACGGCACGGTGTTGAAGTTCACGTGGCCATGCTGGCCCGCAATGCGCTCCGCCACGGCCACGCCTTCTTCCTCGGCCTTGTGCGCCAGCATCGGGCCGCGCACCACGTCGCCGATCGCCCACACGTTGGGCAGACTGGTCTTGCAGTCGTCGTCCACGGCGATGGCGCCGCGCTCGTCGAGCTTGAGGCCCACGGCTTCGGCGTTCAGGCCGATGGTGTTGGGCACGCGACCGATCGAGACGATCAGCTTGTCGACTTCCAGCGTCTGGGCTTCGCCCTTGGCGTTGGTCCAGGCGACGCTCACGCCCTTCTTCGACGACTTGATCTCACCGACCTTGACGCCGAGTTCGATCTTCAGCTTCTGCTTGTCGAAAGCCTTCTTGGCTTCCTTGGCGATCTGCTCGTCCACGGCGCCCAGGAAAGTCGGCAGTGCTTCGAGCACCGTGACTTCGGCACCGAGGCGGCGCCACACCGAGCCCATTTCGAGGCCGATGACGCCCGAGCCGATGAGGCCCAGCTTCTTCGGCACCGCGCCGATGCGCAGCGCACCGTCGTTCGAGAGGATGTTCTCCTCGTCGAACGGCGTGCCCGGCAGCGCGCGGGCGTTGGAGCCCGTGGCCAGGATGATGTGCTTGCCGCTGATCGACTCTTCAGCGGCGCCTGCCACCTTGATCTCGTAGCCGGCTTCGTCCGCCTTCACGAATGAACCGCGGCCGTGGAAGAAGCTGATCTTGTTCTTCTTGAACAGGTACAGGATGCCGTCGTTGTTCTGCTTCACGACCTGGTCCTTGCGGGCCAGCATCTTCTCGACGTCCAGGCCGAGGCCTTCGACCTTGATGCCGTGGTCCGCAAAGTGGTGGCCGGCCTGCTCGAAGTGCTCCGACGATTGCAGCAACGCCTTCGAGGGGATGCAGCCGACGTTGGTGCAGGTGCCGCCCGGTGCGGGGCCGCCCTTGCCGTTCTTCCACTCGTCGATGCAGGCCACGTTGAAGCCGAGCTGCGCAGCGCGGATTGCCGCGATGTAGCCGCCAGGACCGCCGCCGATGACGACGACGTCGAATTGCTTGTTTGCCATCTGTGTCTTGCTCCCGGGATCAGATGTCGAACAGCAGGCGCGACGGATCTTCCAGCGCTTCCTTCATGGCGACCAGGCCCAGCACGGCTTCGCGGCCGTCGATGATGCGGTGGTCGTAACTCATGGCGAGGTAGTTCATCGGGCGAACGACGATCTGGCCGTTTTCGACCACGGCGCGGTCCTTGGTGGCGTGCACGCCGAGGATGGCCGACTGGGGCGGGTTGATGATCGGGGTCGAGAGCATCGAGCCGAAGGTGCCGCCGTTCGAGATGGAGAACGTGCCGCCGGTCATTTCTTCAATGCCCAGCTTGCCGTCTTGGGCCTTCTTGCCGTACTCGGCGATCTTCTTCTCGATGTCGGCGAAGCTCATCTGGTCGGCATTGCGCAGGATGGGCACCACCAGGCCGCGCGGCGAACCGACGGCGATACCGATGTCGAAGTAGCCGTGGTACAGGATGTCGTTGCCGTCGACCGAGGCGTTGAGCACCGGGTACTTCTTCAGCGCGTGCACCGCAGCCTTCACGAAGAAGCTCATGAAGCCGAGCTTCACGCCGTGTTCCTTGGTGAACGCGTCCTGGAACTTCTTGCGCAGGTCCATGACCGGGGCCATGTTCACTTCGTTGAAGGTCGTGAGGATGGCGTTGGTCGATTGCGATTGCAGCAAGCGCTCGGCGATGCGGGCGCGCAGGCGGCTCATCGGCACGCGCTGTTCCGGACGCTCGCCCAGGTCAGGCGCGGCAGGTGCAGCCACCTGTTGCAGCGCGGGCTTGGCAGCCGGTGCGGCGATGGCGGCGGCAGGCTTGGCGCCGGCAGCCACTGCGCCGAGCACGTCACCCTTGGTCACGCGGCCATCTTTGCCCGTGCCGGCCACGTCGCTGGTCTTCAGGTTGTTGTCGGCCAGCAGCTTGGCAGCGGCGGGCATGGCGACGTCGGACTTCGAACCACCGGTGGCGGCGGCTGCCGCTGCGGGTGCAGCAGCGGCCGGTGCGGCGGCGGGGGCTGCTGCTGCAGCGGGTGCTGCGGCGGCGGCCTTGCCATCGGTGTCGATCTTGGCGATCAGCTGCTCGGCCACCACGGTGGCGCCGTCGGGCTGAACGATCTCGACCAGCACGCCGGCCGAGGGCGCGGGCACTTCGAGCACGACCTTGTCGGTTTCGATCTCGATCAGGATTTCATCGACGGCGACGGCTTCGCCGGCTTTCTTCTTCCACGTGAGCATGGTGGCCTCGGCCACGGATTCGGAAAGCTGGGGGACTTTGACTTCTACGATAGACATTTGGAGTGAGCTCCGTTTTGTTCTTGAGGGTGTTCGTGTGAAAAGGGGCGGTTCTTACTTGGTCAGCACGAAGCCCTTGAGCTTGCCAAATGCGCCATCGACCAGCGCCTTCTGCTGTTCCTGGTGCAGGTGCGAGTAGCCGACTGCAGGCGATGCCGAAGCGGCACGGCCGGAGTAGCCGAGCTTCTGGCCTTCCTGCATGTTTTCGTGGATGTAGTGCTGCACGAAGAACCAGGCGCCCTGGTTCTGCGGCTCGTCCTGGCACCACACGATGTCCACGAGGTTGGGGTACTTCTTGACCTCGGCG
Encoded here:
- a CDS encoding ATP-dependent DNA helicase; the encoded protein is MSPLENQVRDAFAQDGVLSQAAEQFRERGGQTEMAMAVARTISDGGILVVEAGTGVGKTFSYLVPALLSGERVLLSTATKTLQDQLFGRDLPRLVEAFALPIRTALLKGRGSYLCLHRLDMARHDASLPERGSLRTLAKIEQWSKATRTGDLAELPGLDERSPLIPLITSTRENCLGAQCPQFKSCHVNLARREALAADIVVINHHLFFADLAVRETGMAELLPTVSVVVFDEAHQLNETGVQFLGAQLGSGQALDFARDMLGAGLQHARGLVDWQQLVAGVERAARELRLVVGKQWPGAKLRWVGPAPEGVDAEAWQSALDDLQDAFVQAADGLDTVSEISPDFVRLHERARQLAKRTARFAQPCELDSVRWVDVGTQLRLIESPLDIADAMRKRVLKLTDEPVESDLPYGDEGDDDEDPEHGAVPPPPEDSRRAWVFTSATLGDDPTLRWFTEPCGLRDAEVLRVQSPFDYASQAAIYVPRAFPKPNDPTHSQQVAKLAAHGAAELGGRTLVLTTTLRALRTIGDAMRQQFELLQTEARPEVLVQGELPKRVLMDRFREGASNGRAGCVLVASASFWEGFDAPGDALQFVVIDKLPFPPPNDPLVEARSQRLEAQGRSSFSDYSLPEAAVALKQGAGRLIRRETDSGVLAICDTRLVAMGYGRRLLAALPPMRRLETEADFESAIDALRKPY
- a CDS encoding PP2C family protein-serine/threonine phosphatase, yielding MTQGFRLAAATGLHKGDRPYQQDQVLLMSHPRTPGCVLGVIADGMGGRSGGRKASDQVLMTARQLFTRYSPERDDPAVVLRQLLEDAHTVIKLTALSSEQEPHSTLAAFLMTPQGGCAWIHAGDSRIYHFNDGALVKRTRDHSYVQALVDRGQISEAEANIHPQGNILLGCLGMTTTPPPVDPHHIAKLQPGDLLMACSDGLWHYFSPEELASVLYAQPPRDAVEILVGEARRRARGTGDNISIAVLKLDPLPVAAAA
- the lpdA gene encoding dihydrolipoyl dehydrogenase — translated: MANKQFDVVVIGGGPGGYIAAIRAAQLGFNVACIDEWKNGKGGPAPGGTCTNVGCIPSKALLQSSEHFEQAGHHFADHGIKVEGLGLDVEKMLARKDQVVKQNNDGILYLFKKNKISFFHGRGSFVKADEAGYEIKVAGAAEESISGKHIILATGSNARALPGTPFDEENILSNDGALRIGAVPKKLGLIGSGVIGLEMGSVWRRLGAEVTVLEALPTFLGAVDEQIAKEAKKAFDKQKLKIELGVKVGEIKSSKKGVSVAWTNAKGEAQTLEVDKLIVSIGRVPNTIGLNAEAVGLKLDERGAIAVDDDCKTSLPNVWAIGDVVRGPMLAHKAEEEGVAVAERIAGQHGHVNFNTVPWVIYTSPEIAWVGQTEQQLKAAGRAYKAGTFPFLANGRARALGDTTGMVKFLADATTDEILGVHIVGPQASELISEAVVAMEFKASAEDIARICHAHPSLSEATKEAALAVDKRTLNF
- the zapE gene encoding cell division protein ZapE, producing the protein MSVKQAYEAELAARGFKSDPAQLAAVEALDRCATEWGEYKARRSNALKKLINRPELPRGVYMYGGVGRGKSFLMDLFFNAVPLRRKTRLHFHEFMREVHRELRDLQGTVNPLDELGLRISKRYKLICFDEFHVADITDAMILHRLLVSLFDNGVGFVTTSNFKPDDLYPGGLHRDRILPAIALLNQKLEVLSVDNGTDYRRRTLEQLRMYLTPNDAAAEKELRHAFDKLAETADENPILHIEQREIRARRKAGGVVWFDFKTLCGGPRSQNDYLEIASQFHTVLLSDVPHMPVRMASEARRFTWLVDVLYDRRCKLIMSAEVPPEALYTEGPLAHEFPRTVSRLTEMQSSEFLALERRIVDTRLT
- a CDS encoding outer membrane protein assembly factor BamD, whose product is MFRAKLSVPAWIALSAAALLVAGCGSTTKEDKTANWSPNRIYSEAKDEVGSGAYDKAVPLYEKLEGRAAGTPLAQQAQLEKAYAQHKAGEKANAVATLDRFMKLHPASPAFDYALYLKGVINFNDDLGMFAFLTRQDLSERDQKAAKESFESFRDLVTRFPESRYAPDARQRMNYIVNSLAQYEVHVARYYYSRGAYLAAINRAQIALADYREVPALEEALYIMVKSYDALGMKDLRDDAQRVLTTNYPQSSYLANGFKGKDDPWWKVW
- a CDS encoding RluA family pseudouridine synthase, producing MKQLPSIISTDPLTDPPEGPEPEEGADLAEPSELRPFAIDQAQHGQRLDRALAALVPEFSRSYLQQLIEAGAVELQGRTLTKVSATVRVGQSGRIELRPTPQSQAFRPEAMDLVTVHEDEHLRIIDKPAGLVVHPAPGHWSGTLLNGLLALDPKAVLLPRAGIVHRLDRDTSGLMVVARTRAAMDAMVALIAARDVKRQYLAMGHKAWEGAAARQVDAPIGRDPRNRLRMAVVDLERHAGKTARTLIERLDSHTDGCAVRCTLETGRTHQIRVHMASIGHPLVGDALYGGAPAVGLARQALHAFRLAFVHPVTQQPMEFRSPPPPDLAQALQTWGLDYNRA
- the scpB gene encoding SMC-Scp complex subunit ScpB, encoding MNTADAKRILETALICSSQPLPVRDMRVLFDDELGVDTIKVLLLELQEDWAQRGLELVSVGSGWRFQSRPEMRDALDRLHPEKPPRYTRAALETLAIIAYRQPATRGDMEDIRGVTINSLILKQLEDRGWVEVIGHRETVGRPGLYATTRQFLDDLGLASLDQLPLVETPAQQAALVDALQQAAGDQPGLPMDDIDAADEAAAEAAAPVAEEGVQPELAIVDVPPESAELAEVVSTDAAEFAEEVVAITESGEAVAPVDEAPPAPEPDAGEPPAEPEVAAAPEEPESEVPSPAADETDPHDPPAVSPGKTP
- a CDS encoding YdcH family protein, coding for MDSNLHSLSRQLIELRMAHADLDATIDRLSEDGAPQDELLMRRLKKRRLALRDQIARLENVLDPKEPA
- the odhB gene encoding 2-oxoglutarate dehydrogenase complex dihydrolipoyllysine-residue succinyltransferase, whose amino-acid sequence is MSIVEVKVPQLSESVAEATMLTWKKKAGEAVAVDEILIEIETDKVVLEVPAPSAGVLVEIVQPDGATVVAEQLIAKIDTDGKAAAAAPAAAAAPAAAPAAAAPAAAAAATGGSKSDVAMPAAAKLLADNNLKTSDVAGTGKDGRVTKGDVLGAVAAGAKPAAAIAAPAAKPALQQVAAPAAPDLGERPEQRVPMSRLRARIAERLLQSQSTNAILTTFNEVNMAPVMDLRKKFQDAFTKEHGVKLGFMSFFVKAAVHALKKYPVLNASVDGNDILYHGYFDIGIAVGSPRGLVVPILRNADQMSFADIEKKIAEYGKKAQDGKLGIEEMTGGTFSISNGGTFGSMLSTPIINPPQSAILGVHATKDRAVVENGQIVVRPMNYLAMSYDHRIIDGREAVLGLVAMKEALEDPSRLLFDI